A window of Komagataeibacter medellinensis NBRC 3288 contains these coding sequences:
- the hslV gene encoding ATP-dependent protease subunit HslV, giving the protein MQEYHSSPHDPVGWHGTTILCVRRDGQVAMAGDGQVTLGATVIKGNARKVRRIGPTGQILAGFAGATADAFTLLERLENKLERYPNQLERACVELAKDWRTDRYLRRLEAMMAVADDARSFTLTGNGDVLEPEDGIIAIGSGGNYALSAARALLGIEGLSAVDIARRSMKIAGDICVYTNHSVIVETLGTDGAGDKA; this is encoded by the coding sequence ATGCAAGAATATCATTCATCTCCCCATGACCCTGTCGGGTGGCATGGAACAACCATTTTGTGTGTCCGGCGCGACGGCCAGGTGGCCATGGCGGGCGATGGGCAGGTGACGCTGGGCGCCACCGTGATCAAGGGCAATGCCCGCAAGGTGCGTCGCATCGGGCCGACGGGGCAGATCCTGGCCGGTTTTGCCGGCGCCACGGCAGATGCGTTTACCCTGCTGGAGCGGCTGGAAAACAAGCTGGAGCGCTATCCCAACCAGCTTGAGCGCGCCTGTGTGGAGCTGGCCAAGGACTGGCGCACCGACCGCTACCTGCGCCGGCTGGAAGCGATGATGGCCGTGGCCGATGATGCGCGCTCCTTCACTCTGACCGGCAATGGCGACGTGCTGGAGCCCGAAGATGGCATCATTGCCATCGGGTCAGGCGGCAATTACGCGTTGTCCGCTGCGCGGGCGCTGCTGGGCATCGAGGGGCTGTCTGCCGTCGATATTGCCCGCCGCTCCATGAAGATCGCAGGCGACATCTGTGTGTACACCAACCATTCCGTGATCGTGGAAACACTGGGCACGGACGGGGCAGGGGATAAAGCGTGA
- a CDS encoding response regulator, producing the protein MNTDPATQPRPVVLLVDDEAEILVALTDLLEDTFTVLSTTSPSEALDILSTRNDVDVIVSDQRMPEMGGDVMLARARAHSDAQAILLTGYADIGAVAAALNQGRISFYSHKPWDPDALRAMIVQAADYHRLERELRTERMLLHGLLDNLRSGLGFKDAQGRFIRINQQAADFYGRDIAACLGHTEEALCDPDLLPLIRAAHERLHTEGRDEETVELPAHIRGGVQGRWREITRVVLGALGDGSACSVVINRDITRQQEMAARLRQAEKMQALGTLAGGIAHDFNNLLTAVLGSLELVRDLGEESGPVTRLLDNASAAAQRGASLTRRLLNFSRPRDLSLEPVDVNALLHGMKDLLAQTVVSRQGKGGAACAIVVDTATSDGTLPPVCTDAGQLELAVLNLCINAVDAMPEGGLIKVSTGLKRVKEIIPGTNLVPGDYVMVSVTDQGVGMSAETLARVFEPFFTTKDVGHGTGLGLSMIYGFIRHVGGEVQVRSQPGEGTRVDLCLPVQAAATGHAPAAVAPVAMEGTGGRALHVMVVDDEPGVRAVTAGFLRARGHEVLEYASGADAVHAMEQGLGPIDLVIMDVMMPGMGGLETAHHLQALRPGLRVLYLTGYANAGALPAGSANVMHKPFTRADLAAHIERIMNRVAPGA; encoded by the coding sequence ATGAATACAGATCCCGCCACACAGCCGCGCCCCGTCGTGCTGCTGGTGGATGATGAGGCCGAGATCCTTGTCGCCCTGACCGACCTGCTGGAAGATACCTTTACCGTCCTGTCCACCACCTCCCCTTCCGAGGCGCTGGATATCCTGTCAACCCGCAATGATGTGGACGTGATCGTATCCGACCAGCGCATGCCCGAGATGGGTGGCGATGTGATGCTGGCGCGTGCGCGCGCGCATAGCGATGCGCAGGCCATCCTGCTGACCGGCTATGCTGATATCGGCGCGGTAGCGGCCGCACTCAATCAGGGGCGGATATCGTTCTATTCCCACAAGCCGTGGGACCCCGATGCACTACGTGCCATGATCGTGCAGGCGGCTGACTACCACCGGCTGGAGCGTGAACTGCGCACCGAGCGCATGCTGCTCCATGGCCTGCTGGATAACCTGCGTTCGGGACTGGGGTTCAAGGACGCGCAGGGCCGCTTCATCCGCATCAACCAGCAGGCGGCGGATTTCTATGGCCGCGACATTGCAGCCTGCCTTGGCCATACGGAGGAGGCGTTGTGCGACCCGGACCTGCTGCCCCTGATCCGTGCCGCGCATGAACGCCTGCATACCGAAGGCCGGGACGAGGAAACCGTTGAACTGCCCGCCCATATCCGTGGCGGCGTGCAGGGGCGGTGGCGCGAGATCACGCGCGTTGTGCTGGGTGCGTTAGGCGATGGCTCGGCCTGCTCGGTCGTGATCAATCGCGACATCACCCGCCAGCAGGAAATGGCGGCTCGCCTGCGCCAGGCGGAAAAAATGCAGGCGCTGGGCACGCTGGCTGGTGGCATCGCACATGATTTCAACAACCTGCTGACCGCCGTGCTCGGATCGCTCGAACTGGTGCGTGACCTGGGGGAGGAAAGCGGCCCGGTGACACGGCTGCTGGATAATGCTTCCGCCGCTGCCCAGCGTGGAGCCTCGCTTACGCGCAGGCTGCTCAATTTCAGCCGCCCGCGTGACCTCAGCCTTGAACCGGTGGACGTGAACGCCCTGCTGCACGGCATGAAGGACCTGCTGGCGCAGACCGTGGTCTCGCGCCAGGGCAAAGGGGGGGCTGCATGCGCCATCGTGGTGGATACAGCGACATCGGACGGAACACTGCCACCGGTGTGCACCGATGCGGGGCAACTCGAACTCGCGGTGCTCAACCTGTGCATCAACGCAGTGGACGCCATGCCCGAAGGCGGGCTGATCAAGGTTTCTACCGGGCTGAAACGGGTGAAGGAAATCATACCCGGCACCAATCTCGTGCCAGGTGACTACGTGATGGTATCCGTCACCGACCAGGGGGTCGGCATGTCGGCCGAGACGCTGGCGCGTGTGTTCGAGCCTTTCTTTACCACCAAGGATGTGGGTCACGGCACGGGGCTGGGTCTGTCCATGATCTACGGTTTTATCCGCCATGTGGGTGGCGAGGTGCAGGTGCGCAGCCAGCCGGGCGAGGGCACGCGTGTTGACCTGTGCCTACCCGTGCAGGCCGCGGCCACCGGCCACGCGCCTGCCGCCGTAGCCCCTGTGGCCATGGAGGGCACGGGCGGGCGGGCACTGCATGTGATGGTGGTGGATGACGAGCCGGGCGTGCGCGCGGTGACTGCGGGCTTCCTGCGCGCGCGCGGGCACGAGGTGTTGGAATATGCCAGCGGGGCCGATGCAGTGCACGCAATGGAGCAGGGGCTGGGACCAATCGACCTTGTGATCATGGATGTGATGATGCCGGGCATGGGCGGGCTGGAGACGGCCCACCACCTACAGGCGCTGCGTCCCGGCCTGCGGGTGCTGTACCTGACCGGCTATGCCAATGCCGGTGCCTTGCCCGCGGGCAGCGCCAATGTCATGCACAAACCCTTTACCCGTGCGGATCTGGCTGCCCATATCGAGCGGATCATGAATCGCGTCGCACCGGGGGCGTAA
- a CDS encoding ATP-binding protein, with the protein MPLTERDDMADTLLLLVEDSDTQALRIRRMLEGHGFHVHRVASGEEALDTLDARLPGLVIADYHLPGMNGGQLARQLRMNAVTRTIPVLILTEGIEPGLEREGLESGADAYIPKSSDPTLIVFRIRALLREHAAHAPSPVAEHMFRRARIMVIAPASPRLQAVPELIGQLRRDGHIVTLCPDPAELDPTLLHDPEHVPDCIVIDLACREFDGLEVCRVLDEWRQADLLSGNVPLRLLGVDGGPRPDAREFSARMFESGIDDLVSRDVGPAALALRIRVLVRRKLLQDDVRRIEVERQAREIAVKSARAEAAAIASKASLAEALEQANRELADANRKLIETQGKLVQTAKMASLGELVAGIAHEINNPLAFILAHKDTVARGLARVMELEATCTDAGHAAREADLTKCRDRVGSMNMGLRRIQNLVLNLRKFSRLDEGVFQLIDVPEALETVMALLTQKLGSGIVVRRQYEAPERLYCQAALLNQVIMNIISNAADAILAAQPDDMSERGGIAEGEISIHTFLSHNAGGQDAYVFVITDNGPGIAPDVQERIFEPFFTTKPVGAGTGLGLAIAYSVVQAHHGSLQVGSVPGGGARFTISVPWHAGAGAEGQPAPPAPGAMR; encoded by the coding sequence ATGCCGCTGACTGAGCGCGACGATATGGCAGATACCCTGCTGCTGCTGGTGGAGGATTCCGATACGCAGGCCCTGCGTATCCGCCGCATGCTCGAAGGCCACGGCTTTCATGTCCATCGCGTGGCCAGTGGCGAGGAAGCACTGGACACGCTCGATGCCCGCCTGCCGGGACTGGTGATTGCCGACTACCACCTGCCGGGCATGAATGGCGGCCAGCTTGCCCGCCAGTTGCGCATGAATGCGGTCACGCGCACCATCCCGGTTCTGATTCTGACCGAGGGGATCGAACCGGGGCTGGAGCGCGAGGGGTTGGAAAGCGGGGCAGATGCCTACATCCCCAAATCTTCCGACCCGACGCTGATCGTCTTCCGTATCCGCGCGCTTTTGCGCGAGCATGCGGCGCATGCGCCCTCGCCCGTGGCCGAGCACATGTTCCGCCGCGCGCGTATCATGGTCATTGCCCCGGCTTCTCCCCGCCTGCAGGCGGTGCCGGAGCTGATCGGGCAACTGCGGCGTGACGGGCATATCGTGACCCTGTGTCCCGACCCGGCCGAACTGGACCCCACGCTGCTGCATGACCCCGAGCACGTGCCCGACTGCATTGTGATCGACCTTGCATGTCGGGAGTTTGACGGGCTGGAAGTCTGCCGCGTGCTGGATGAGTGGCGGCAGGCGGATCTGCTGTCGGGCAATGTGCCGCTGCGCCTGCTGGGGGTGGATGGCGGACCCCGGCCCGATGCGCGCGAATTCTCGGCGCGCATGTTTGAGTCGGGGATAGACGATCTTGTCTCGCGCGATGTGGGGCCGGCGGCGCTCGCGTTACGCATCCGCGTACTGGTGCGGCGCAAGCTGTTACAGGATGACGTGCGCCGCATTGAGGTCGAACGTCAGGCGCGCGAGATTGCGGTCAAGAGCGCGCGCGCGGAGGCTGCGGCCATTGCCTCTAAAGCGTCTCTGGCCGAAGCACTGGAGCAGGCCAACCGCGAACTGGCCGATGCCAACCGCAAGCTGATCGAGACACAGGGCAAACTGGTGCAGACCGCCAAGATGGCCTCGCTGGGTGAACTGGTGGCGGGTATCGCGCATGAGATCAACAACCCGCTCGCTTTCATCCTGGCGCACAAGGATACGGTGGCGCGCGGCCTTGCGCGCGTGATGGAGTTGGAAGCCACCTGCACCGATGCAGGCCATGCCGCGCGTGAAGCGGACCTGACCAAGTGCCGCGACCGGGTAGGGTCGATGAACATGGGGCTGCGCCGAATCCAGAATCTTGTGCTCAACCTGCGCAAGTTCTCGCGGCTGGATGAAGGGGTGTTCCAACTGATCGATGTGCCCGAGGCACTGGAGACGGTCATGGCGCTGCTGACCCAGAAGCTGGGCAGTGGCATCGTGGTCCGGCGGCAGTACGAAGCACCCGAACGGCTGTACTGTCAGGCAGCGCTGCTCAATCAGGTCATCATGAATATTATCAGCAATGCGGCGGATGCAATTCTGGCTGCCCAGCCAGATGATATGTCTGAACGCGGTGGCATAGCGGAAGGGGAGATCAGCATCCACACATTCCTGTCGCATAACGCGGGCGGGCAGGACGCTTATGTCTTTGTCATAACCGATAATGGCCCCGGCATCGCCCCCGATGTGCAGGAACGCATATTCGAGCCGTTTTTCACCACCAAGCCGGTGGGGGCGGGCACCGGGCTGGGGCTGGCCATTGCCTACAGTGTGGTGCAGGCCCACCATGGCAGCCTGCAGGTGGGCAGTGTGCCCGGCGGCGGTGCTCGCTTTACCATTTCCGTACCCTGGCATGCCGGGGCGGGGGCCGAAGGCCAGCCCGCGCCACCCGCACCGGGGGCCATGCGCTGA
- the cheB gene encoding chemotaxis-specific protein-glutamate methyltransferase CheB encodes MSRVSTAEPPRRVLIVEDSAVLRHLLMRVVAGDPRLELAEAVETAEEALRLVPRLRPDVISMDICLPGMDGLEATRQIMAHFPTPIVIVSDTLGGQATHVSMNALRSGALAVLEKPQGLSGAAGVAVAQGIATQLYIMSQVPVIRRRLMKADPFRHKGMWTRPLAIHPRILALAASTGGPTAFARVLGDLPADFGLPVVLVQHMGAAFMEGFAQWLDQQVALPVMLARHGMALEEGRVLVAPGNQHMSVGTRGEVVLHDGPPVQGQRPSADVLFSSVAQVFGADALGVLLTGMGEDGVDGLGRIRARGGYTIAEDRSTAVIHGMPGAAERAGAACISLPVHEIAPHILRIMAGSPLPSEGPSNP; translated from the coding sequence GTGAGTCGTGTCTCCACCGCCGAGCCGCCGCGCCGCGTGCTGATCGTGGAGGATTCGGCCGTGCTGCGCCACCTGCTCATGCGCGTGGTGGCGGGCGATCCGCGCCTTGAACTGGCGGAGGCGGTGGAAACGGCGGAGGAAGCACTGCGCCTTGTTCCGCGCCTGCGGCCTGATGTGATCTCGATGGATATCTGCCTGCCCGGCATGGACGGGCTGGAGGCCACGCGCCAGATCATGGCGCATTTTCCCACCCCCATCGTGATCGTAAGTGATACGCTGGGCGGGCAGGCGACCCATGTCTCCATGAACGCGCTGCGCTCGGGCGCGCTGGCAGTTCTGGAAAAGCCGCAGGGCCTGTCGGGCGCTGCCGGGGTTGCCGTGGCGCAGGGTATTGCAACCCAACTCTATATCATGAGTCAGGTGCCCGTGATCCGCCGCCGCCTGATGAAGGCCGACCCCTTTCGCCACAAGGGCATGTGGACACGCCCGCTGGCCATTCACCCGCGTATTCTTGCCCTTGCGGCCTCCACCGGCGGCCCTACTGCCTTTGCCCGTGTGCTGGGTGACCTGCCAGCGGATTTCGGGCTGCCGGTGGTGCTGGTCCAGCACATGGGGGCTGCCTTCATGGAAGGGTTTGCCCAGTGGCTGGACCAGCAGGTGGCGCTGCCGGTCATGCTGGCGCGTCACGGCATGGCGCTGGAGGAGGGCCGCGTGCTGGTGGCGCCGGGTAACCAGCACATGAGTGTTGGCACGCGGGGCGAGGTCGTGCTGCATGACGGGCCGCCCGTGCAGGGGCAGCGGCCTTCGGCGGATGTGCTGTTTTCCTCCGTTGCACAGGTATTCGGTGCCGACGCGCTGGGCGTGCTGCTGACCGGCATGGGCGAGGACGGCGTGGATGGCCTTGGCCGTATCCGTGCACGCGGCGGCTACACGATCGCGGAGGATCGCAGCACTGCCGTCATCCACGGTATGCCCGGTGCCGCCGAACGCGCGGGGGCTGCCTGCATCAGCCTGCCAGTGCATGAAATCGCCCCGCATATTTTGCGGATCATGGCGGGCAGCCCGCTCCCTTCTGAAGGACCATCCAACCCATGA